Proteins from a single region of Carassius gibelio isolate Cgi1373 ecotype wild population from Czech Republic chromosome B15, carGib1.2-hapl.c, whole genome shotgun sequence:
- the LOC127972144 gene encoding transcription factor HES-4-B-like, which yields MPADNMEKQTASPIAGAPASGSHTPDKPKNASEHRKSSKPIMEKRRRARINESLGQLKTLILDALKKDSSRHSKLEKADILEMTVKHLRNLQRVQMTAALSADTNVLSKYRAGFNECMNEVTRFLSTCEGVNTEVRSRLLNHLSGCLGQMMAMNYPQPAPAQQAHLAQPLHVQLPSTLPINSASMGPKLSPSEVVSPKVFGGFQLVPATDGQFAFLIPNPAFASATNPVIPLYANAGVPMTVNASPLQASSAPTVASPIQGMTSFAGVSQAVSPVGVSAGAESNEPVWRPW from the exons ATGCCAGCCGATAATATGGAGAAGCAGACCGCATCACCGATTGCTGGTGCCCCTGCCAGTGGATCTCATACTCCGGACAAACCAAAGAATGCCAGCGAGCACAGAAAG TCTTCGAAGCCAATCATGGAGAAACGCCGTAGAGCGAGAATAAACGAGAGCCTTGGCCAGCTGAAGACCCTGATTCTTGATGCTCTTAAAAAAGAT AGCTCCAGACACTCTAAATTGGAGAAAGCTGATATTCTTGAGATGACTGTCAAACACCTGCGCAATTTGCAGCGTGTTCAGATGACTG CAGCCCTGTCAGCTGACACAAACGTCCTCAGCAAGTATCGCGCGGGATTCAACGAGTGCATGAACGAGGTGACTCGATTTCTCTCTACCTGCGAAGGGGTGAACACGGAAGTTAGGTCGCGACTTCTCAACCACCTGTCCGGTTGTTTGGGACAGATGATGGCCATGAACTACCCTCAGCCTGCCCCAGCTCAACAGGCGCATCTGGCTCAGCCTCTTCACGTGCAGCTTCCTTCAACTTTGCCCATCAACAGCGCCTCAATGGGCCCTAAACTCAGTCCATCGGAAGTGGTCTCACCCAAAGTCTTTGGAGGATTCCAGCTGGTGCCAGCCACCGACGGACAGTTTGCTTTTCTTATCCCCAACCCAGCTTTCGCTTCTGCTACAAACCCGGTCATCCCCTTGTACGCAAACGCAGGTGTCCCTATGACAGTCAACGCCAGTCCCCTCCAGGCCAGCTCGGCTCCCACGGTGGCATCTCCTATCCAGGGAATGACCTCCTTCGCGGGCGTTTCACAGGCCGTCAGTCCCGTTGGTGTTAGTGCCGGAGCAGAAAGCAATGAACCGGTGTGGAGACCTTGGTAG